One genomic region from Amia ocellicauda isolate fAmiCal2 chromosome 4, fAmiCal2.hap1, whole genome shotgun sequence encodes:
- the c4h11orf96 gene encoding uncharacterized protein C11orf96 homolog, with the protein MASRHVESGGYQTVVPAHLLAAMMEEFPQHLPVPKAPARGKSRMRRPRQSRFKTQPVTFAEIAEVEEEGVSALEEERARKSFLQSLESLRRSTQNLHSSSHCPKGWVATSAMQGSVDSSDSDSTQ; encoded by the coding sequence ATGGCAAGCAGACACGTGGAGTCAGGAGGGTACCAGACCGTGGTGCCTGCTCACCTGCTGGCAGCTATGATGGAGGAATTTCCCCAGCATCTGCCTGTGCCCAAAGCCCCGGCCAGGGGCAAGAGCCGGATGCGCCGCCCCCGCCAGTCCCGCTTCAAGACCCAACCAGTGACCTTCGCTGAGATCGCTGAAGTGGAGGAGGAAGGTGTTTCGGCGCTGGAGGAAGAGCGAGCCCGGAAGTCCTTCTTGCAGTCGCTGGAAAGCCTGAGACGCAGTACTCAGAACTTGCACAGCTCCAGCCACTGCCCCAAGGGCTGGGTGGCTACGTCCGCCATGCAGGGCAGTGTGGACTCCAGCGACTCAGACTCCACGCAGTAG